In a single window of the Streptacidiphilus sp. P02-A3a genome:
- the smpB gene encoding SsrA-binding protein SmpB, with the protein MAKVKEPGRKLVAQNKKARHDYNILDEIECGLVLTGTEVKSLRAGRASLVDGFAEITGGEAWLHNVHIMEYAQGTWTNHAARRKRKLLMHKEEIRKLESKLRESGFTLVPLSLYFKDGRAKLLLALAQGKKLHDKRQTLREQQDRRETDRVLAAVRRRSGG; encoded by the coding sequence ATGGCGAAGGTAAAAGAACCCGGACGTAAGCTCGTCGCGCAGAACAAGAAGGCGCGGCACGACTACAACATCCTGGACGAGATCGAGTGCGGGCTGGTACTGACCGGTACCGAGGTGAAGTCACTGCGCGCCGGCCGGGCCTCACTGGTGGACGGTTTCGCGGAGATCACCGGCGGCGAGGCCTGGCTGCACAACGTCCACATCATGGAGTACGCGCAGGGTACGTGGACCAACCACGCCGCCCGGCGCAAGCGGAAACTGCTGATGCACAAGGAGGAGATCCGCAAACTGGAGTCCAAGCTGCGCGAGTCCGGCTTCACCCTGGTCCCGTTGTCGCTGTACTTCAAGGACGGCCGGGCCAAGCTGCTGCTGGCGCTGGCCCAGGGCAAGAAGCTGCACGACAAGCGGCAGACCCTGCGTGAGCAGCAGGACCGTCGGGAGACCGACCGGGTGCTGGCGGCCGTGCGTCGCCGCTCCGGCGGCTAA
- the prfB gene encoding peptide chain release factor 2, translated as MAAIDPSEELKSLETTMSSIEAVVDLDKIRADIAVFEEQAAAPNLWDDVDVAQQVTSKLSYLQGELRKVLSLRSRIEDLAVMFELAEDEGDADARAEADAELADVQKAVDEMEVRTLLSGEYDVREAVVNIRAEAGGVDAADFAERLMRMYLRWAERHGYPTEVYDTSYAEEAGIKSATFAVKTPYAYGTLSVEQGTHRLVRISPFDNQGRRQTSFAGVEVLPVVEKSDHVDIDESELRIDVYRSSGPGGQGVNTTDSAVRITHLPTNIVVSCQNERSQIQNRASAMNVLQAKLLARRRQEEKAEMDALKDGGSSWGNQMRSYVLHPYQQVKDLRTQYEVGNPQAVLDGELDGFIEAGIRWRKQSEKNDNAG; from the coding sequence GTGGCAGCCATCGATCCTTCCGAAGAACTCAAGTCCCTAGAGACGACCATGTCGTCCATCGAGGCTGTGGTCGACCTCGACAAGATCCGGGCCGACATCGCGGTCTTCGAGGAGCAGGCCGCCGCGCCCAACCTGTGGGACGACGTGGACGTCGCCCAGCAGGTGACCAGCAAGCTCTCCTACCTCCAGGGCGAGCTGCGCAAGGTGCTGAGCCTGCGCAGCCGGATCGAGGACCTCGCGGTCATGTTCGAACTCGCCGAGGACGAGGGCGACGCGGACGCCCGGGCCGAGGCCGATGCCGAGCTGGCCGACGTGCAGAAGGCCGTGGACGAGATGGAGGTCCGCACCCTGCTCTCGGGCGAGTACGACGTCCGCGAGGCCGTGGTCAACATCCGGGCCGAGGCGGGCGGCGTGGACGCCGCCGACTTCGCCGAGCGGCTGATGCGGATGTACCTGCGCTGGGCCGAGCGCCACGGCTACCCGACCGAGGTCTACGACACCTCGTACGCGGAGGAGGCGGGCATCAAGTCGGCGACCTTCGCGGTCAAGACCCCCTATGCCTACGGCACGCTCTCGGTCGAGCAGGGCACCCACCGGCTGGTCCGGATCTCGCCGTTCGACAACCAGGGCCGCCGCCAGACGTCCTTCGCGGGCGTCGAGGTGCTGCCGGTCGTCGAGAAGAGCGACCACGTCGACATCGACGAGTCCGAGCTCCGGATCGACGTCTACCGCTCTTCCGGCCCCGGCGGGCAGGGCGTCAACACCACCGACTCGGCGGTGCGGATCACCCACCTGCCGACCAACATCGTGGTCTCCTGCCAGAACGAGCGCTCGCAGATCCAGAACCGCGCCAGCGCCATGAACGTGCTCCAGGCCAAGCTGCTGGCGCGCCGCCGCCAGGAGGAGAAGGCGGAGATGGACGCGCTCAAGGACGGCGGCAGTTCCTGGGGCAACCAGATGCGCTCGTACGTGCTGCACCCGTACCAGCAGGTCAAGGACCTGCGCACGCAGTACGAGGTGGGCAACCCGCAGGCGGTGCTCGACGGCGAGCTGGACGGCTTCATCGAGGCCGGTATCCGCTGGCGCAAGCAGAGTGAGAAGAACGACAACGCCGGGTAA
- the ftsX gene encoding permease-like cell division protein FtsX, translating into MRVQFVMSEILVGLRRNLTMTIAVIVSVALSLALAGAAILLNTQVGNMRGYWDSRVEVSVFFCNKTDAGNVKMYPGCASGPATTSQIAAVRQQLQSSGLVQQIYTEDQAQAYANFKEQSPNNPILVNLTPDQMEYSLRVKLYNPQKYDSITSMVAGQPGVSEVQDQSEVLKPLFNLLNGAQVVAWTIMAIMACVTVLLVVNTVRVSAFSRKRETGIMRLVGASNFYVQMPFIAEAAFAAVVGAVLASGMLAIGKYLLVDQFLSKQISLINFIGWGPVFQVMPLILVFGVVMSSIAAFLTLRKYLRV; encoded by the coding sequence ATGCGAGTACAGTTCGTCATGTCGGAGATCCTTGTAGGTCTCCGACGCAATCTGACGATGACCATCGCGGTCATCGTGAGCGTGGCGCTCTCGCTGGCGCTGGCGGGAGCGGCGATCCTGCTGAACACCCAGGTCGGCAACATGCGCGGCTACTGGGACAGCCGGGTCGAGGTCTCGGTGTTCTTCTGCAACAAGACCGACGCCGGCAACGTCAAGATGTACCCGGGCTGCGCCTCGGGACCGGCCACCACCTCGCAGATCGCGGCGGTCCGGCAGCAGCTCCAGTCCAGCGGCCTGGTCCAGCAGATCTACACCGAGGACCAGGCACAGGCGTACGCCAACTTCAAGGAGCAGTCGCCGAACAACCCGATCCTGGTGAACCTCACCCCGGACCAGATGGAGTACTCGCTGCGAGTCAAGCTCTACAACCCGCAGAAGTACGACTCGATCACCAGCATGGTGGCCGGCCAGCCCGGCGTCAGTGAGGTCCAGGACCAGAGCGAGGTCCTGAAACCGCTGTTCAACCTGTTGAACGGGGCCCAGGTGGTGGCCTGGACGATCATGGCGATCATGGCCTGCGTGACGGTGCTGCTGGTGGTCAACACGGTCCGGGTGTCGGCCTTCAGCCGAAAGCGCGAGACCGGGATCATGCGCCTGGTCGGCGCCTCCAACTTCTACGTGCAGATGCCGTTCATCGCCGAGGCGGCGTTCGCGGCGGTGGTCGGCGCGGTGCTGGCCTCGGGGATGCTGGCGATCGGCAAGTACCTGCTGGTCGACCAGTTCCTGAGCAAGCAGATCTCGCTGATCAACTTCATCGGCTGGGGCCCGGTCTTCCAGGTGATGCCGCTGATCCTGGTGTTCGGTGTGGTGATGTCCTCGATCGCGGCCTTCCTCACCCTGCGCAAGTACCTGCGGGTCTGA
- a CDS encoding FHA domain-containing protein — MQIRLSVCGPHEGGPPFPTHGRERAAAPASAQAVDVLVTAPAGTQLGAVAGALAGAVGARPGARTGRAATQVQLFVGDQRLDERAVLGHPPLVDGALLRLDEPDPDHVPIPLTDSPAELRVVGGPDAGGIHLLRAGLVRVGRSSGADVPVDDPDVSRFHLVLDVSADGRVNVADSGSTNGTTLDGRPVGAEPRPVPPGALIGLGETVIRIAPGHFDRTDLIPDGQGQVQLVPRPAAAPAGGPRGRTATGTGAGGAPEPAARPLSSRARGLLTLRGRSARPDGPGDQPPPALGDSVPTPATGVRLPALTPAVRSTRWPDPAELLLTALGPGPRLWERGLDHPDTLVLRLGSGERPAGPVVLDLRSVGSLGLSGPRHRLTGLARVLLAQLAVLHGPSALELVLVSADPGRPARERGADWSWMYWLPQLRPNRGQPCRLLTALDPEQALARLAELDRPVPRAGGATVLLVDGDPGSPAAREALARILAEGPATGVHTICLAEHPDLLPRGCGATAAITGEVATLLTLERPVASPHPSASGGHHRAHPARELIEGVALDAVSTAWSEGLARALAPLREADSGHRAGRGALPNAPRLLDLLGLDVVTPAQISSRWTDLQVTSGALPAALVGADRDGACGFDLTGHLLVGGAPGSGRTELLRTLLASLSVAERPDQLGVLLIEGRPPQDQARGLLPCLELPQVTGHVDGSDELRLLHAAHALTAELDRRDMLLQGRSFTSWHAEGALSRLAPQQRRVPHDYPGQQPGSGQLAVDTAPPARLLVVVDDHDELLLPGRERAALAAALDAVAVRGPRLGVHLAVSTAHPDRSSGSELDEAAQLRVALRVDDPRLSALLIHVEDAAGVTEEHPGRGYVRYADGRVTGFQGARISGRIPRTATLRPTVAPLDWSAMGDPPARRPVRELGNGPTDLALLASALQRAAATLDAAPPAPLL; from the coding sequence ATGCAGATCCGGCTGAGCGTGTGCGGCCCCCACGAGGGGGGACCGCCGTTCCCGACGCATGGCCGGGAACGGGCGGCCGCACCGGCGTCCGCGCAGGCCGTGGACGTGCTGGTGACCGCACCGGCGGGAACGCAGCTCGGGGCGGTCGCGGGCGCGCTGGCGGGCGCGGTCGGCGCCCGCCCGGGCGCGCGCACCGGCCGCGCCGCGACCCAGGTCCAGCTCTTCGTCGGCGACCAGCGGCTCGACGAGCGCGCGGTGCTCGGCCACCCGCCGCTGGTCGACGGCGCGCTGCTGCGGCTGGACGAGCCCGATCCGGACCACGTGCCGATCCCGCTCACCGACTCCCCCGCCGAGCTGCGGGTGGTCGGCGGCCCCGACGCGGGCGGCATCCACCTGCTGCGGGCCGGGCTGGTCCGGGTCGGCCGCTCCTCCGGCGCCGACGTCCCGGTGGACGACCCCGACGTCTCCCGGTTCCACCTGGTGCTCGACGTCTCCGCCGACGGCCGGGTCAACGTGGCCGACAGCGGCTCCACCAACGGCACCACCCTGGACGGCCGCCCGGTCGGCGCGGAACCGCGCCCGGTGCCGCCGGGGGCGCTGATCGGCCTCGGCGAGACGGTGATCCGGATCGCCCCCGGCCACTTCGACCGGACCGACCTGATCCCGGACGGCCAGGGCCAGGTGCAGCTGGTGCCCCGCCCGGCGGCGGCCCCGGCCGGCGGCCCCCGGGGCCGCACCGCGACCGGCACCGGCGCGGGCGGCGCGCCCGAGCCCGCCGCGCGCCCGCTCTCCTCCCGGGCACGCGGCCTGCTGACGCTGCGCGGCCGCTCCGCCCGCCCCGACGGGCCCGGCGACCAGCCGCCGCCGGCCCTCGGCGACTCGGTGCCCACCCCGGCCACCGGCGTACGCCTCCCGGCGCTCACCCCGGCCGTGCGCTCCACTCGCTGGCCGGACCCGGCCGAGCTGCTGCTCACCGCGCTGGGCCCGGGCCCGCGGCTGTGGGAGCGCGGCCTGGACCACCCCGACACCCTGGTGCTGCGCCTCGGTTCCGGCGAGCGCCCGGCCGGTCCGGTGGTGCTGGACCTGCGCTCCGTGGGCAGCCTCGGCCTGAGCGGTCCGCGGCACCGGCTGACCGGCCTGGCCCGGGTCCTGCTCGCCCAGCTCGCGGTACTGCACGGCCCCAGCGCGCTGGAGCTGGTCCTGGTCTCGGCCGACCCGGGACGCCCGGCGCGGGAGCGCGGCGCGGACTGGTCCTGGATGTACTGGCTGCCGCAGCTGCGGCCGAACCGGGGGCAGCCCTGCCGACTGCTCACCGCGCTCGACCCGGAGCAGGCCCTGGCCCGGCTGGCCGAGCTGGACCGGCCGGTGCCGCGCGCGGGCGGCGCCACCGTGCTGCTGGTCGACGGCGACCCGGGCAGCCCCGCCGCCCGGGAGGCCCTGGCCCGGATACTGGCCGAGGGCCCGGCCACCGGCGTGCACACCATCTGCCTGGCCGAGCACCCGGACCTGCTGCCGCGCGGCTGCGGCGCGACCGCCGCGATCACCGGCGAGGTCGCCACCCTGCTGACGCTGGAGCGTCCGGTCGCCTCGCCGCACCCGTCCGCCTCCGGCGGCCACCACCGGGCGCACCCGGCGCGGGAGCTGATCGAGGGCGTCGCCCTGGACGCGGTCTCCACCGCCTGGTCCGAGGGGCTGGCCCGGGCCCTCGCCCCGCTGCGCGAGGCCGACAGCGGGCACCGCGCGGGCCGGGGCGCACTGCCGAACGCCCCCCGGCTGCTCGACCTGCTCGGGCTCGACGTGGTCACCCCGGCCCAGATCTCCAGCCGCTGGACCGACCTGCAGGTGACCTCCGGCGCACTGCCCGCCGCCCTGGTCGGCGCGGACCGGGACGGCGCCTGCGGCTTCGACCTGACCGGCCACCTGCTGGTCGGCGGCGCCCCCGGCTCCGGCCGCACCGAGCTGCTGCGCACTCTGCTCGCCTCGCTCTCGGTGGCCGAACGGCCGGACCAGCTCGGGGTACTGCTGATCGAGGGCCGTCCGCCGCAGGACCAGGCCCGAGGGCTGCTCCCCTGTCTGGAGCTGCCGCAGGTCACCGGCCATGTCGACGGTTCGGACGAGCTGCGGCTGCTGCATGCCGCGCATGCGCTGACAGCCGAGCTGGACCGGCGCGACATGCTGCTGCAGGGGCGCTCGTTCACCTCCTGGCACGCCGAGGGCGCGCTCTCCCGGCTGGCGCCCCAGCAGCGCCGCGTCCCGCACGACTACCCGGGCCAACAGCCCGGCAGCGGGCAGCTCGCGGTGGACACCGCGCCGCCCGCACGGCTGCTGGTGGTCGTCGACGACCATGACGAGCTGCTGCTCCCGGGGCGCGAACGCGCAGCCCTGGCCGCCGCGTTGGACGCGGTGGCGGTGCGCGGCCCGCGGCTGGGCGTGCATCTGGCGGTGAGCACCGCCCATCCGGACCGCAGCAGCGGCAGCGAGCTGGACGAGGCGGCGCAGCTGCGGGTGGCGCTGCGGGTGGACGACCCGCGCCTGTCCGCGCTGCTGATCCACGTCGAGGACGCCGCCGGGGTCACCGAGGAGCATCCGGGGCGTGGCTATGTCCGCTACGCCGACGGGCGGGTGACCGGCTTCCAGGGCGCGCGGATCAGCGGGCGGATCCCGCGTACCGCCACGCTGCGGCCGACAGTGGCCCCGCTCGACTGGTCGGCCATGGGCGATCCCCCGGCCCGGCGTCCGGTCCGCGAGCTCGGCAACGGGCCGACCGACCTGGCCCTGCTGGCGAGCGCGCTGCAACGGGCCGCCGCGACCCTGGACGCCGCGCCCCCGGCCCCGCTGCTCTGA
- a CDS encoding ROK family transcriptional regulator, with amino-acid sequence MATLPRDSRSERTRQNVVRLLRERGTLSRADIARATGMSRSTISGLISELVADDIVMELGTKLPPVGGRAGRPAAAVMLNPATGEAIGVDFGHRHVHVIIADVAHEVRIARSAELPPRYEPQQGLHAAAGLVQSAMDEIGTRRSRILGVGVSLPCTVDRRTGLPAARRYSPWSGVPVAAELGERLRMPVLVDSDANLGALAERQWGAGRDHEDLVYLKLHAGVSAAFISNGKLVRGVAGTAGEISHLVMDPGGQLCRCGRRGCLESYIGLPAVMRGLEHGYGDRVSLRNVITMAWQGDRGCQRALAEAGAMAGRVAGMLCGLLNPERVIVGGALAAAGELVLGPLREAVAAADPDAPPGSPPAGTTVTAAALGPQACALGAVALVLGQTGEPLPVAE; translated from the coding sequence ATGGCCACGCTTCCCCGGGACTCCCGCTCCGAGCGCACCAGGCAGAACGTGGTCCGGCTGCTCCGCGAACGCGGGACGCTCAGCCGGGCCGATATCGCCCGAGCCACTGGAATGTCCCGCTCCACCATTTCCGGCCTGATCAGCGAGCTGGTGGCGGACGACATCGTGATGGAGCTCGGCACCAAACTGCCGCCGGTCGGCGGCCGGGCCGGGCGGCCGGCGGCCGCGGTCATGCTGAATCCGGCCACCGGTGAGGCCATCGGCGTGGATTTCGGCCACCGGCATGTCCACGTGATCATCGCGGACGTCGCGCACGAGGTGCGGATAGCCAGGTCGGCCGAACTGCCGCCGCGCTACGAACCGCAGCAGGGGCTGCACGCCGCCGCCGGACTGGTGCAGTCGGCGATGGACGAGATCGGCACCAGGCGCTCGCGGATCCTCGGCGTCGGCGTCAGCCTGCCCTGCACCGTCGACCGCCGCACCGGCCTTCCGGCCGCCCGGCGCTACTCCCCGTGGTCCGGGGTGCCGGTCGCGGCGGAGCTCGGCGAGCGGTTACGGATGCCGGTGCTGGTGGACAGCGACGCCAACCTCGGCGCGCTGGCCGAGCGCCAGTGGGGCGCCGGACGGGACCACGAGGATCTCGTCTACCTCAAGCTGCACGCGGGGGTGAGTGCCGCCTTCATCAGCAACGGGAAGCTGGTCCGGGGCGTGGCCGGGACCGCCGGGGAGATCAGCCACCTGGTGATGGACCCGGGCGGCCAGCTCTGCCGCTGCGGTCGGCGCGGCTGCCTGGAGTCGTACATCGGCCTGCCCGCGGTGATGCGCGGCCTGGAGCACGGGTACGGCGACCGGGTGAGCCTGCGGAACGTGATCACCATGGCCTGGCAGGGCGACCGGGGCTGCCAGCGGGCCCTGGCCGAGGCCGGGGCGATGGCCGGGCGGGTCGCCGGGATGCTCTGCGGCCTGCTGAACCCGGAGCGCGTGATCGTCGGCGGCGCGCTGGCGGCGGCGGGCGAGCTGGTACTCGGCCCGCTGCGGGAGGCGGTCGCCGCGGCCGACCCGGACGCGCCGCCGGGCAGCCCCCCGGCGGGCACCACCGTCACCGCCGCCGCGCTCGGCCCGCAGGCCTGCGCGCTGGGCGCGGTGGCGCTGGTCCTCGGCCAGACCGGCGAGCCGCTGCCGGTCGCCGAGTAG
- the ftsE gene encoding cell division ATP-binding protein FtsE: MIRFDNVSKTYPKQNRPALDNVSLEIEKGEFVFLVGSSGSGKSTFLRLILREERPSTGDVHVLGKDLAKLSNWKVPQMRRQLGTVFQDFRLLPNKTVGQNVAFALEVIGKPRSVIGKVVPEVLELVGLAGKQDRMPGELSGGEQQRVAIARAFVNRPMLLIADEPTGNLDPQNSVGIMKLLDRINRTGTTVLMATHDQAIVDQMRKRVIELDQGHLVRDQSRGVYGYQH; the protein is encoded by the coding sequence GTGATCCGATTCGACAATGTCTCCAAGACCTATCCCAAGCAGAACCGTCCGGCGCTGGACAACGTCTCGCTCGAAATCGAGAAGGGCGAGTTCGTCTTCCTGGTCGGCTCCTCAGGTTCCGGCAAGTCGACGTTCCTGCGGTTGATCCTGCGCGAGGAGCGGCCGAGCACCGGTGACGTCCACGTGCTCGGCAAGGACCTGGCCAAGCTGTCCAACTGGAAGGTCCCGCAGATGCGGCGCCAACTGGGCACCGTCTTCCAGGACTTCCGGCTGCTGCCGAACAAGACCGTGGGCCAGAACGTCGCGTTCGCGCTTGAGGTCATCGGCAAGCCCCGGTCCGTCATCGGCAAGGTCGTGCCCGAGGTGCTGGAACTGGTCGGCCTGGCCGGCAAGCAGGACCGGATGCCCGGCGAGCTCTCCGGTGGTGAGCAGCAGCGCGTCGCCATCGCCCGCGCCTTCGTGAACCGTCCGATGCTGCTGATCGCGGACGAGCCGACCGGAAACCTCGACCCGCAGAACTCCGTCGGCATCATGAAGCTGCTGGACCGGATCAACCGGACCGGAACCACCGTGCTGATGGCCACCCACGACCAGGCGATCGTCGACCAGATGCGCAAGCGCGTCATCGAGCTCGACCAGGGCCACCTCGTCCGCGACCAGTCCCGTGGCGTGTACGGCTACCAGCACTGA
- a CDS encoding serine/threonine-protein kinase: protein MARKIGSRYTAHQVIGRGSAGTVWLGEGPEGPVAIKLLREDLASDQVLVGRFVQERTALTSLDHPRVVGVHDLVVDGDDLALVMELVHGADLRSRLEREGPLAPQAAVSIAADVAEGLSAAHAAGIVHRDVKPENILLDQASSPGAGGAPRAKLSDFGIARLVDAPRRTRATRIIGTPDYLAPEVIEGLEPRAAVDIYALATVLYELLAGFTPFGGGHTGAVLRRHVTEAVAPLPGLPEDLWKVIAQCLAKAPASRLRAAELATRLREQLPSLTGLPSLDVAHPAVPPAALDYQPEEDDEFEQRSVSRRHGPAVPLVPGAPPDSTRDTHTSLRRPSAEELASFAAASRAEHDGSRSGRSARERTGGGGHRPGGAGRGGAGRAVRRRRLLVAALLTVLVGAGAVGAYEATASGDGGQSPGSSVSTPPSPSASGPSADGLLPLAPPTA from the coding sequence TTGGCACGCAAGATCGGTAGCCGCTACACCGCGCACCAGGTGATCGGCCGTGGCTCGGCGGGCACGGTCTGGCTGGGCGAGGGCCCGGAGGGACCGGTGGCCATCAAGCTGCTGCGCGAGGACCTGGCCTCCGACCAGGTCCTGGTCGGCCGCTTCGTCCAGGAGCGCACCGCGCTGACCAGCCTGGACCACCCCCGGGTCGTCGGCGTCCACGACCTGGTGGTGGACGGGGACGACCTGGCGCTGGTGATGGAGCTGGTCCACGGCGCGGACCTGCGCTCCCGGCTGGAGCGCGAGGGCCCGCTGGCCCCGCAGGCGGCCGTCTCCATCGCCGCCGACGTGGCCGAGGGCCTGTCCGCCGCGCACGCGGCCGGAATCGTCCACCGGGACGTGAAGCCCGAGAACATCCTGCTCGACCAGGCGTCCTCGCCCGGAGCCGGTGGCGCGCCGCGCGCCAAGCTCTCCGACTTCGGCATCGCCCGGCTGGTGGACGCCCCCCGGCGGACCCGGGCCACTCGGATCATCGGCACCCCCGACTACCTGGCGCCGGAGGTGATCGAGGGCCTGGAGCCGCGCGCGGCCGTCGACATCTACGCGCTGGCCACGGTGCTGTACGAGCTGCTGGCCGGGTTCACCCCCTTCGGTGGCGGCCACACCGGGGCGGTGCTGCGGCGGCACGTGACCGAGGCGGTCGCCCCGCTGCCGGGTCTGCCCGAGGACCTCTGGAAGGTCATCGCGCAGTGCCTGGCCAAGGCCCCGGCCTCGCGGCTGCGCGCCGCCGAGCTGGCCACCCGGCTGCGCGAGCAGTTGCCCTCGCTGACCGGACTGCCCAGCCTGGACGTGGCACACCCGGCCGTGCCGCCCGCCGCGCTGGACTACCAGCCGGAGGAGGACGACGAGTTCGAGCAGCGGTCGGTCTCGCGTCGGCACGGCCCGGCGGTGCCGCTGGTGCCCGGCGCGCCGCCCGACTCCACCAGGGACACCCACACCAGCCTGCGCCGCCCCAGCGCCGAGGAGTTGGCCTCGTTCGCGGCGGCCTCGCGCGCCGAGCACGACGGCTCCCGCAGCGGCCGGTCCGCTCGGGAGCGGACCGGTGGCGGCGGGCACCGGCCGGGCGGCGCCGGGCGCGGCGGTGCGGGCCGGGCGGTCCGCAGGCGGCGGCTGCTGGTCGCGGCGCTGCTGACGGTCCTGGTCGGCGCCGGGGCGGTGGGCGCCTACGAGGCGACCGCGAGCGGCGACGGCGGCCAGTCCCCGGGCAGCAGCGTCAGCACCCCGCCGAGCCCCTCCGCCTCCGGCCCCTCCGCCGACGGGCTCCTCCCGCTCGCCCCGCCCACCGCCTGA
- a CDS encoding serine/threonine-protein kinase yields the protein MRPVGSKYLLEEPLGRGATGTVWRARVRNETGQPGEQTVAIKVLKEELATDPDIVMRFLRERSALLRLVHPNIVRVRDLVVEGEVLALVMDLVDGPDLHRYLADQGPLSPVAGALLMAQVADALAASHVDGIVHRDLKPANVLLATRAQADGAEQMHPLLTDFGIARLADSPGITRTHEFVGTPAYVAPESAEGREQTAAVDVYGAGIMLYELVTGRPPFHGDGPLQILQAHLSQEPERPRNLPEPLWTVIARCLEKDPARRPTAVTLATALRTVAAGVGVHASPAAIDAAFAVGELLTPAVDPRGATLPDGRRYDPAATTLLAGSVAAPTQSVPTAQADRFGAADPTQLLPPGSADPTQLHPRTPQPTTLQPTAVRPTAPQPGQQQWPDQWSQPQEGQQPEGQQPEGPHPWESQLRAARNRNEQTQLGYQEPVEQPQPRARPQVAPPPYRPGPRDYQQPYQPDGYRPDPYQQDSYQQDSYQQDQYSQDQQYQREQHRPGQYAQDQYRPDPHQPRSYQPEPEPERPAPRPAPRAAPPREEPREPEPEPRPRREPRPPRRRMRIPGGGCLRSLLILAVILAVIWYFTPVQHWIHNVEGWWHQVAHWWDSITGTANKIKNDVPKVSSTSLLPSSLPTLGN from the coding sequence GTGCGTCCGGTTGGCAGTAAGTACCTGCTGGAGGAGCCGCTCGGGCGCGGCGCCACCGGGACGGTCTGGCGCGCCCGGGTCCGGAACGAGACCGGGCAACCGGGGGAGCAGACCGTCGCCATCAAGGTCCTCAAGGAGGAGCTGGCGACCGACCCCGACATCGTGATGCGCTTCCTGCGCGAGCGCTCGGCGCTGCTGCGGCTGGTGCACCCCAACATCGTCCGGGTCCGCGACCTGGTGGTCGAGGGCGAGGTGCTGGCCCTGGTGATGGACCTGGTCGACGGCCCCGACCTGCACCGCTACCTGGCCGACCAGGGCCCGCTGAGCCCGGTGGCGGGAGCGCTGCTGATGGCGCAGGTGGCCGACGCGCTCGCGGCCAGCCACGTCGACGGCATCGTGCACCGCGACCTGAAGCCGGCCAACGTGCTGCTGGCCACCCGGGCCCAGGCCGACGGCGCCGAGCAGATGCACCCGCTGCTGACCGACTTCGGCATCGCCCGACTGGCCGACTCGCCCGGCATCACCCGCACCCACGAGTTCGTCGGCACCCCCGCCTACGTCGCCCCGGAGTCCGCCGAGGGCCGCGAGCAGACGGCGGCGGTGGACGTCTACGGCGCCGGCATCATGCTGTACGAGCTGGTCACCGGTCGGCCGCCGTTCCACGGCGACGGACCGTTGCAGATCCTCCAGGCGCACCTGTCGCAGGAGCCCGAGCGGCCCCGGAACCTGCCCGAACCGCTGTGGACGGTGATCGCCCGCTGCCTGGAGAAGGACCCGGCCCGGCGGCCGACGGCGGTGACCCTGGCCACGGCGCTGCGCACGGTCGCGGCGGGCGTCGGTGTGCACGCCTCCCCGGCGGCGATCGACGCGGCCTTCGCGGTGGGCGAGCTGCTGACGCCCGCGGTCGACCCGCGCGGCGCGACCCTGCCGGACGGCCGACGGTACGACCCGGCGGCGACCACGCTGCTCGCGGGCAGCGTGGCGGCGCCGACCCAGTCGGTGCCGACCGCGCAGGCGGACCGGTTCGGCGCGGCCGACCCGACCCAGCTGCTGCCCCCGGGCTCGGCCGACCCCACCCAGCTGCACCCGCGGACCCCCCAGCCGACCACGTTGCAGCCCACCGCCGTGCGGCCGACCGCGCCGCAGCCGGGCCAGCAGCAGTGGCCGGACCAGTGGAGCCAGCCGCAGGAGGGCCAGCAGCCCGAGGGTCAGCAGCCCGAGGGCCCGCACCCGTGGGAGAGCCAGCTGCGCGCCGCGCGCAACCGCAACGAGCAGACCCAGCTCGGCTACCAGGAGCCGGTGGAGCAGCCGCAGCCGCGCGCGCGGCCGCAGGTGGCGCCCCCGCCGTACCGGCCGGGCCCGCGGGACTACCAGCAGCCGTACCAGCCCGACGGCTACCGGCCCGACCCGTACCAGCAGGACTCCTACCAGCAGGACTCCTACCAGCAGGACCAGTACTCGCAGGACCAGCAGTACCAGCGTGAGCAGCACCGGCCCGGCCAGTACGCGCAGGACCAGTACCGGCCCGACCCGCACCAGCCCAGGTCCTACCAGCCCGAGCCGGAGCCGGAGCGGCCCGCCCCGCGCCCCGCGCCCCGCGCCGCGCCCCCGCGCGAGGAGCCGCGCGAGCCGGAGCCCGAGCCGCGCCCGAGGCGCGAACCGCGTCCGCCGCGCCGCAGGATGCGCATTCCCGGCGGCGGCTGCCTGCGCAGCCTGCTGATCCTCGCCGTCATCCTCGCGGTGATCTGGTACTTCACTCCGGTGCAGCACTGGATCCACAACGTCGAGGGCTGGTGGCACCAGGTCGCGCACTGGTGGGACAGCATCACCGGGACCGCCAACAAGATCAAGAACGACGTCCCCAAGGTGTCCAGCACCTCGCTGCTGCCCAGCTCGCTGCCGACTCTCGGCAACTGA